ATATCTTACTGTGGTATTTTTCATCGGCGTAGTGAGACATGGTGTTCGATGCTCTGATAGTATACATATCAATGGTTTTGGAGCCGTAAGGATGCCTGACCGCAACCGTACATTTTTCCGCCAAGTCGGCTATTTCGGTAGTCAGGTCGACAGAAGTTTCTCCCATTCCCACACACAGTACCTTACAACTTATAAAAAGTTCGCTGTTCTTATATTCTCGGGAGCGATAAACACTGCCCTTAAACTTATCAATACCCGGAATATCGGGTATATAAGGTTTCTGGAAGGATCCTCTACTGACGACCACGTGGTCAAAAAGCAACTCCTTTTTGGTATCTCCACTCTTAGTATGCACCTGCCATTTTTTATCCTTCTTAACCACTTTTTCAACTTCGGTATTGAGTTGGATATCAGTGCCCAGGTCAAATTTCTCTATGTATCGTTCCAAATAGCGGAAATAATCATTCCAGGTCCAGAAGTGCAGCTTTTCTTCTTTGGGCATAAAATCGGAATAGGCCATAAAATGGTTCGAAACCGTTAACAGACAGGAGTCATAGGTGCCTCTTGAGGCAAATACGCCCCCGATGATTTCTCCTTTCTCAAAACATTGTACATCATGACCTTCATCTTTTTAACTGTTTGACGGCCGTTATCCCGGAAGGGCCGGCCCCTATTACACATACTTTTTTCATGATTTATTGGTTTTATAAAAAATTCATATCATATTTTATTTAGTCTTACTGTATTTCTTTCGTGGTTTATCAATAAAACCTTGTTTAATTAATACATCAAAATAGGTTTTCATTAAATGACTATTGACCGGGGGGCATGCAATATCTTCTTTGGTAAGAATTTCACGGGTTAGCTGACTATCTACATAAGGCAGCCATGCTTTTGTATATAGTTCCGGAACAGTCAGTTGCTCTTTACCATGACGCGCTGAAAAAAACGGAAGCAAATAATGCAGGGGATCATCCGGTATTTGCTGTACCTGTTACATCTTGTCGAGCCAATCCGCATAGGGAATGAGTTTTACATCATAATTGAGAGACCGTAACCATTGTACCACCTCAACCCAATCCCAAGGTTTTGGATTCGTTAGATGAAACACGTTTCCGTAACTTTCAGGTCGTACAGACAGATTAATAATGGCCTTGCTGACATAATCGACCGGGGAAAGATCAAATACTGCATCCAAATCATACATATACCCTGTTTGAATGGCTGCCTTGAGGAGTCGGCAGATAAAATCATTCGTATTCCAAGCACCGGTTTCACTGTGGCCGGAGATATACGGCGGGCGGTAGATGCTGATGGAAACACTGCGTTTCCCG
This window of the Flavobacteriaceae bacterium genome carries:
- a CDS encoding SidA/IucD/PvdA family monooxygenase, whose product is MIGGVFASRGTYDSCLLTVSNHFMAYSDFMPKEEKLHFWTWNDYFRYLERYIEKFDLGTDIQLNTEVEKVVKKDKKWQVHTKSGDTKKELLFDHVVVSRGSFQKPYIPDIPGIDKFKGSVYRSREYKNSELFISCKVLCVGMGETSVDLTTEIADLAEKCTVAVRHPYGSKTIDMYTIRASNTMSHYADEKYHSKIYNNFFNLENPGHTFNGKIVSGSRHGIGSGDHQKRPPFCCYGRWEIANQCFRD